The window ACTATGAAAACAGtggatttttgcctttcttcctctttagaAGTCTACTATTTGAGCGGAGCAGTCTAAAGCAGAATGAGTTTCTTACAGCATATTTAAAATTCCACTTTCCGTGGTTCGTAATTACTCAGAAACCTTGAGAATATTGCAGAGAAAATCCTGAATTCACAGTTGAGCATATTTCCAATAAATACCATCTACTATAACTTAAAAAGCAGCATCTCGGGATTATCTTTCGGCTTTGatcacttaaatattttcccttgtTTCTGATGGCATAATACAATTTCTCAGACTTCAGACATcttccaggttttttttgtaagtGTAATGATGAATCATATCTTGTATTCCTCACTATTGTCACTAACTCTTTGTTACACCAGTAACTATTAGGGCTattaggacaaaaaaaaaaaatcgagaAAATACATGCTTTTAGAATTAAACTTTAAATGTGCTCAAGGTACTCCCTGCTGCTTCATACTGCATCCTGCCTAtgacaaatttgaaaaaggTAGACAGTAttggaaatacaatttttttttcagattggtTAAAATGCTTTAGTAAGCAAATAGTTGTTTGTTACCTAAATGGTTGTGATAGATTCATTGCCCTGAgtatctccttttcttctcagcataCAAATTGGCagtccttttttaattttcttgtctttgttgtTTGGTCTGGAAGGAGAAAGGTGTCTCTTCTCAAAGGCAAGTAAGGGATGACATAACAAAATGTGCATTTATTAAGGAGAAGCAAAGAAGTTtagcttcttcctttttaatttgaGAGTAAGTACTTCAGGAATCTTGCAGTCAAGCTGAACTTGTGACCCAGGGGTCTTTCTCAATTTGAGACTGAGAGTCCTTTCTgtgttgggttgggttttttttttttgtcttctgcttgAAAAGCCTAGGAAGAACTTTGGGACAATGTATCACGTCTCTCCTGTAGTTAGAGATGGCAGAGACAGGCATTGCATTTAACATCCCAGGTTATTGTAATGTAATATTGTGGTCATTACTTAGGTCAATTAAACTAATCTAGTTTTTAATCATTGGTAGttttaaatattgtatttttaatacagaagagaagaaaaagaagaaaaaaaagaagtccaaaATCAAGAAAGAGAACAATGtacaggcagctgcagagacaAAGGAATCAAACACGAACGCTACAAGAGAGCAAGTACCTAAGTCAAAAAGACATCGGACTTCATCAGAGTGTTCAGAAATGGAGGGTACTGAGACTCACAGGCAGCCctcaaagagagagaaaagaaaatgggacAGAACAGAAAGCTCAGAGGCACCTTGTGAAAGCAGaccagggaagagaaaaagaaccaGCTCTGGGGATTGTGAAACATCAACTCCAAAAGTCAAGAAGACTGTTGAAAAGAATGAAGTTCATCctgtaaaagagaaaacagcagaagctTCAAAGGATTCCAATGGTAAAGTTTGCTGCATGtgtttttagtatttttatgaTTTATATGCATGAATGAAATCAAATGGCAGATGTGTCTCTTACAGATAAGAAATGGTAGGCTTAGTAATGAGGGAAAAGTCTAGATAAGGAGCAAAGCACAGTTAAAGATACTGTGTTCTTTGCAGTTGAAATTGTGTTTGTGGTGGCTTAAGTAAATAGGAATTTTGATATGCTAGAGGAGAGTTGCAAAGCACATGGCTGgaaagcaacaagaaatgtAACAGTGTCATCTGTGCAATACAATTGCTTTAGTCAACTGACTTTTGGAGGCTAATAGGTTTATTCCTTGAGTTAAAGATTATTGAGTAAATCTTTCAAGTGCTAGTGAAAGATTCGGACACtgaatttctgtctttgaaagaCTGAAAACTGGTAAAAGGTTGTTCTGCTTGGGTCAGTAGGTGAAAAATTATATGATAGAGGCATAACAATGTCAGTTTAGGAATATGTGGAGTTCCCTGCAGTTAAATTTAAACCTGGTGATGAGTCATTCCAAGGAGATAAGCTATATGGAGAATAGAAAAGAACTTTAAACACTGAAGCAGGTAAATCTCATCAGAAGTAAAATAGTTCAAAGAAGTTAATACTAATAGAAATTCACTGAGGTAAAGTCTGAATTAAATAGTCAGCCTAGGCAAATGGCAACAGTATAAAAGTCTAGGTaagacaaaaatacaaaagaaaatgcagataaCCCCCTGTTTCTTACATAagataagaggaaaaaagcaacagatGGGATTAACAGCTGCATTGAAATCACGTTTGGGTTGACAAGAATCCATGATTAGGAGCTAGACTCGGGTAGAACAAAGAATATTACACCAttttatggaaatatttattcaggCTGTTTTATGTAATACCTGTATCTTCAAGTATATCCAATGTAATGTTagaatttaacatttttcttttggtttttaatgcagAAGTTTCTGCAGAAGATGACAAAGATGGTGATAAAAAAGACACATCTCTTTCaaaatctaaaagaaaacataagaaaaagcacaaagaaagaCACAAAATGGGTGAAGAAGTCATTCCACTCAGAGTACTCTCAAAGTAGGTTAAGAAATTAATCTGCGTGACTAGATTATGGTACCCTGGTGGATGGGGAGgtgtttatatatgtatatattatagCTTTTGTAGCATGACAACAATTTTCCGTGGTTTCCACTGAGCTAAATAagcggggtttttttggggggtggttcTCAGCTGTACTGGGTACTGATGTGGAACAATTTACAAAACCTGACTTTTTTAATGGGTgcccaaattaaaaaacaaggtGGGCACAGCCTATATACACGAAGTTTATGGGTTTATGTACACTTTCCTGGCactaaaaatttctttttttgctataTAGTTTTAACTGCAAAACTTGGGCAtttgaaaaatttttaaatttaggtGGGTTTAGGTGTTTCTCCTAGAACATGCAGTTCAGTTGTTAGCATATGGTGTCAGGTAGAGGAACATTTTTCAGTACTCACAAGTTTTACATACTTTATTGAATTTTATTGTTTAACAGGCTCATATACAACCATTTCAATGTTTCCAGCCTTTGGAATGTTTAATTCAAAACTTAAATTATGATACTTGCATATCTTTTTAAGTCTGACAGTCCATCACCATTGCTAAAGTGCAATTCCAATTTTTTATACAACAGAGTTGCATATTAGCAACAGTATTAGCCTGTAGCCGAAAAGGTTCAAATACCAGAGTTTTCATGACTCAGTTCCTCTGTAGTGTTTAGACCAAATCATGCAAttccagaatttttaaaaagattgtGCTTTTAATTGTTGGGCTTTTTTAGGAGTCACCACAACTAAAACATGGAAGCACTTACTTTTTTAGGCATCCAGCAAGTACCTCCCATGTTAAAGTAGAGGGGATCCTCTCACCTCTTGTGCTTGTACCATGATGCAAAATTGTTTTGTGCTTATGTTTAGCAAGGAAGCCACTTGTGCTGTGCGAACACATAAAACAAGATGCTTTAATATTGTGggataaaaataaagaactcCCCTGCCCAACAGAAGTCTGTAGTCGTTGGAATTCCATTTCATTGCTGTGCAGTAAGGGGGTTTCCATGGCATGTTACATTTTATGACAAATATGGTACTTTCAGTCGAGGAAAAAAGGATTCACCATCACCAAAACATGGAAGCACTTACTTTTCAGGAACAAAGCAAGTACATCCACATTTAAGTTATGGGGGTCCTTAAGCAGATACACGCAgtaactaaacaaaacaaacaaaaaaactgtaTATATACAAAGTTCTGATATACAAAATGCATACTAGGCTTCTCCGAGATGTAGTTCTAGAAATGCATTCAAGAATTAGGATCCACCGCCACTGAAACATGGAAGCACTTACTTTTCTAAGCAGCAGGTACCTCCATGTTAAAGCAAAGGGAGTCccattaaaatttaaaaaccgCGTTAAATAAATTACATCTTGTTCAGCAATGCGTTCTACTTAAGTTCTTGTTGGGGAAGTTATGCCTCCTGCCAATTTTCCTTTCCCGGGTCTAAATACATTTTACCttgtgactgaagaaaaaaaaaatcctggagaGTATATCAGTATTGTGATCAGGATTCACCTCTACTAAAACATGGAAGCACTTACTTTTTTTAAGTCACAGAAAGCACCTCCATGTTAAAGTAAAAGGGGTCCACAAAAAATTGTAGTTACGAACGATGGGTGTCCTCTTCTGCAGAGATTCTGAGACTACTGCATCTAGTacagaaaaagttttaaattttagttAACTATaggaagatattaaaaaaaaaagttttaaagagCATAAGCATTACATCTACTTGCCTGACTCATTCCCTGTGgtcttctcttccttccactTAACAAGTAGCTCCTTGAGCCTGTATTTATACCATACCTTGTGATGGAATGGTGTTGCCTTTTTATCTCAGAGAATCATTACGTGGgtcttttgttattttaatgtctttGCTCTGTTGAGAATGTATGATCCTGGGTGAGTCTAGATGCTTTTTTGAAGTATACAGTTGTCAATGTTAACAGCTAAAACCATTACCACAAGATATCCTCCTCTTTAAAAATCCTCTATCAGCTTGTTTGATAGCACAGATTAGGGTAACAATGAGTCGTTCTCACAGTGGCACTATAGGCATTGTGTTTCTGTGGAGCAAAGCTCTAGCTGTTTGCAGAAACATCACCATGTtaaatgtatgtaaatatataaattgCTTCCATGTGGTGGtattttttaaccaaaatgCATTTGAATGGTAAGGAATGTTCTTATCTCAGTAGGTTTTTAGTGAGTTTAACCAGTTGTTGATTTTCCATCAATgattttttctagaaaataaagtACTGATTCTTAATATAGTAACACAGGAGCGGGTTCACTGAACTAATTCAGTGAATTCAGAGTTCACTGTCTCTGAATTAACTTGGAGTTTAGTGCTTATGCTCTGTGTAGTTTCAGTAGAAAACAGAGTTTACCAAGCTGTTCTCTATGTTTTCTgaatatataaaacaaactTAGGAGTCACTCTATTTGAATGATAGGTTGATCTTGTTAGAACTTGACTGGAATattaaaaactaaagcaaaataataaatgcagaTATTGACAAGGCTTAATATGCCCTAAGTGCAAGGAGAAATCTGATGGTAAGAAGGGTCTGCACTGCTTACCAAGTTCAGCTTAAGTTATTTGTAAACTGTTTTGTCTTAAGTTGTTgtgagtttcctttttttttcatttcgctgtttttgtttccctgttTACAACTGATATCCTATTACTGTGTTGTCACTTATAGGACCGAATGGATGGATTTGAAGCAAGAATATTTGGCCCTTCAAAAGGCCAGTATGGCCTccttaaagaaaacaatgtcTCAAATCAAACCTGAACCTGTGGGAGAGATGGAAACAGACTCTTGTGCACAGAAAAATCCTCAATGTAAAAAATGATAAATGTAAACCTGTTTGTGATGggtttttgtcttgttttcatgATTCTACTACACAAACAAAGAGTGATTTAAGACACTGGTCCTCcagaaacactgcaaaattattttctctaatgCTGGCGCTTTCTCTGAATGTTACATATTATTAAAAGCAAACCCCCCCTCCATTTAGATAGATTTGAGACTTAATAAAGAAGTAATTTCAACAGCATTCTTAAAGCTTAAGGATCTTTACAGGTAATTATAAAGCCCTTGCAGAGGCTCAGTCGAGGATCAGCTTTTTTAGTGATGTAACTTGGCCTGATGTGCTTAGGCTTAACTATACCTGCAGTGATTTACCTAACTATTTCACTAAGTACAGCATTCAAAAAATGGCTTGCAATTGGATTTTATCAGCTTTATGTTTAAAAGTAGCTTTCTATTTATGTTGCCTTAGTTCaatttctacatttttcagAGATAGAATTGTTCTTCTTTTGCTCTATACATCACTAACTTCAATACCAATGTTGCAATGCCTGTCTGCTTATTTTTAATCACTTGAACTGAGAGTTTGACTTAACCGTAATTGATAGAATAGAAAATAATCTTATAAGGAGACCCTGTACGCTGTAAAAACTTTTCTAAgacttttttaaattaacattgaCTTTACCTAGTGAGAACAGTCTTGATcgtagatttaaaaaaaacaaaacaaaacaaacaaacacaaaagaaaacaaaaaaaacaccaaacaaaacaaaactacaacTTAAAAATAGCAATACTTGATGCCTCTCTGGTTTCATTTCTTGTGTACATCATGTTGCTTAGCTGCTTTCGTAGCATCTTTAGCTTGTCAAAgtaataaatgtaaatttttttttcttccccccctttTCGCATTGACCAGCCACCAGTGAAGATTCTGCCCCTCCTGCCAAGGCCAACACAATGGGCCCCCAGTTCGTGAGTGGAGTAATTGTGAAGATCATTAGCACCGAGCCCCTGCCAAGCAGGAAGCAGATCAAGGTAATGCCTTTGTAACCTCAGGGTAGCTGTTAGCCTTTCCTATTACAGTGTCCCCAAAATGTTTGAATATGGAATGCCATTTAAACAAGTCTtactgatttttgtttatttgtttggccAGTAGTTGTGTACAGATGCTTCTCTAGTAGCTGTTAATGGAAGATTTTACAACGGCAAAACAGGGTAAAGAGGATGCTTCAAAGCAAAAAGTAGCCTTTAGGGTGCTTGGAGCAATGTCAAGTTTACAATGAAAAttatgacaaaaaaataataatgctctAGAGGATGAGTAGTTCTCCATCTGCATCCCCTGTTGCCAtgtctttccattttcagtgtgaaaaaCCTGGTTGATTTTTATATCGTTAAAAGTAAATAACTGTTAAAATCaatcttaaaatttaaaaagagaaattaaaagcaaagcagatgtGATGTTATTTATTTGCCATTGTACCAGTCATCCTGGCAAAATTCAGATCAAGAAATCTGTAATAGTATATTGGATTTTTTGCTATTAACAGGAATTTGGGAGTGAGAAAATGCTCTCTGCATGAGAAAacaattgtctttttttttttttagtgagaaATTCACCATTACAAACCCTCCAGTTCAGTGAGAATGACAGCAATAGAACTTGTccagtgttttttattttttcctatgacAATTACTTTTcctcttaattttaaaagggtTTAGAATAACCTAAATTTTGTGTTGTGTCATGATATGAAAGTTACATGttaagcagaatattttcttttaagaaaaatagcAGTTTTAAGGTGCATCCTTTTGAAATTGAAATTCTAAAcgttttcaaaggaaataacGGGCTTTTTCCCAATACTGAATGTGAcacattactttttctttcacaaattaCACTTTTGGGTGAATACTGCTGGAAAGAATTTGAACAACTTTAACTCATGTTAGCATAAATATTTGGATGGCTTAGGAGAATGAGAGTGgttcaaaaatgtaatttctgagATGACTTCTCAGCCTACCTGTATTTATAACTGAGTAGTCCATCTGAAGTCACTGGCTGCTTGCAAGCATGTGAAGTTTAGTCTGTGCATAAATCTAAGCAAGATGAGAGATGTCTcttttatgaaaacaaactggTGCAATTTCAGCTTAGTCCTGCCTGTCTAGGTGTATTTGTAGGCAGTTGTCTGAGTGCTGGAGGCACTGCGAGAAGGTTACAATTGCCACTGTAATGTTTGAGGGCCCCTTTGGATGTGGTTTTACACTTCACTGTGTTAAGTTTGTGTCACAACTTAATGTATGGTGGGCAGTAGGTAAGCTTACTGCTCCCACAGTAGCTGCAAACAAACTTAGTTTGGTATTCCCAGGTACAAAAGTTATTCttgtggtttagttttaggCAAGTGTTCCAAGGATAACTAATTCTTTATGGAAGTAAAGGGGGACAAAATAAGACTGGGGTGGCCTTCGCCTTTATTAATCATGTCTTTGGTTCCCATGATAGATAGAtaggcaaaatatttcataaaacatTAGCAAACAAATAAGGCAAAGTGTTTAGGGAGAAATATAATTGCAGAATACAACTGTAGCTGGAAGAAGCAATAATCTTCAGGTACTTGATGCTTACTCACTTGttgtttcttgggtttttttctggccCCAGTAGTTGCTTTTATGAAAAGTATAACTCTGACAAAACCCTGCCTGTGTTCCTAGACTCTCATAGCTACAGCACACCCTGCCACAAAACAAGGAGGTTTTTTCCTTAATGAACTTCCAGGTTTGAGCTGTATTTCTGGTTGTGTGGTAGGCATACTTCCATACACTGGAAAGATCTTTGCAGagtagttttaattttttgcttgGCTACTTCCACATTTTGCTATTAAGGTGCTTCTCTGAGATGATACCATTTGCCAAATCCAGTACACTCTTTCGGTCATTGTAGTTTCCCACTTTAGGATACCAGAATTAAGATAAAGTAGCTTTGGTTGGCTCTCAAATGATCTTGCAGTATTGGcacttaatttttgttttaaggcTGTCCTTGGTAGTGGAGGGTTAAAAGCAGTGTGTAATTCTTGAATGGAAGCATCTTACTTGAGCTGCCTGCTGTGACCAAAATTGACTAGGAATGTGTGGTCTTAGTTAATTTCCCTAACAGCAGGTATTACAAGTGAAGTACTTCATCTGAAAGAACATGTGTGGCTCTTCTTCCTTCAGCTGCTAGTGAAAATTTTCAGGCAGAGGTCACTTCATAAAGATAGGAAGGGTTGGTTTactcatttctgaaataaccACCATGACCTTGCTTTTATATATTTCATGTGCAGAATGAAGttagatatttttctgttggaGTGACATGTATCAATTTTATAgtacacaattttaaaaaaatagatcatAAGGATACAGTATTGAACCAGATGGACAATTACTGATGCTTCATTAGTAAAATTATTGTTATGCAAAGAATAACATCTTCGGGGAATTACTGCTTTAAATTGTTCTTGGAGGGTAAAATGAGAGATAAATGTATTTAGCTGTAGGCTCATAAATCAGAATTCAGTTATAACCTTCTTATGAAAATACACTCATTCAAAAGTATTTGACAAGAGATTCATTGATTAAATGAAAACGTTCTGTTATTTCCTTCTACTTCATGACCTTCTTGACAATGTCAATTATTTACAAATTGAATGGTCAAAAAGTCacttttttgtgttctttttttaaagtctggtTTCTGGTCTGTGTTCTCTCACATGCCTTGATAGGATGCTTTGACAGTGCTGGTTGATGTTGCTTATGTTGACATGCTGGAGGGAGACACAGAATGTCATGTCCGTTTTAAGACTCCTGAGGATGCACAGGTTGTCATGAAATCAtacaaagaaatacagatcAAAAACAACTGGAAATTTGAAGTTCTCACTGGTAAGACATTTTTTAATGGTAATACTGGAGAAGACTTAATTACTGTGAAAAGGGTTGTGTTGCATGGTAGCTTTACAGATATATTTAGATATCTTGGTAACTGTGGAAAAgactgcctttttctttcttttttttttttttttttactccaacAGTCTTCTTCTCATTTTGCTAGTGTAGTGAAATTGGTAAAACAGTTCAGAGCCACAGTTCAGAGCAAAATAATGATTTTGCTTGCCTTTATCAACTTAATTCTGTTCTTTTgagattaatttatttacatCACTTCTAGTGGCAATGGACTATAGACCTTAATTCACATTTCAGCTTTCTGAAGATAACATTCTGATAATGCAAAAGAATTTTAAACGaagattttcttgaaaatactgAACTTCTGATGTGTGAAATAACAGGACAAAAATCTAACATCATGGATATACTTAGAGTGGTTTTAACACTTGCCTTCTAATTAATCTTTTTTCAGGCAGTTGAATAACTTACGCCAGAGTAATGCCTTTTTTGTTAAGTTGTATTTACACTAAAATTTTTACTGGCTTGCTTTGGAACTTTACGATAAtgtgtgttattttttcagaaattactcTGGTGTTCTAAGTGTATATCTCACATTAGATTAGACTAGTCTTCCAAGTGCAGAGAAACCTCTTTATGGAAGTCAGGGAAGAAGAGGGGGGTGGGGGCAATCTCTCAAACTTTGTTATGGTATTAATAAAACTTTTACATTCTACACATGCACTAAAATCTAAATGTGAGgaggtgaaaaacaaaaccaaaaaacaacaacaaaaccacagtaCCCACCACCACAGATAAAACAATACAGATGGGATTATCTCGTctatacatttaaatattttaccacACTCCTGCACAGATCCTTACATAGGGCCAAGTTCCATGCATGCAGGGTTGTAAACCCACATAAATGTCAATTAAGGATTGCAGAAGGAAGAGTTATAATGGAAGCATTAACCTTCATAATAATATCAAAGTTAATTAAAGTTTGAGACTCACTGAATGCTGCTAACGTCATTTTGAGATAGATTTGTCTCCAGAGTGTTCTGTGTTCCAGAGATCCACAAACAACTTGAAATACGGCATTTTACAGCTGTGTGCTCTGTGTGTTTTTGTCACTGGTTTTGTATCCTTATATAAAAGAGTGTACTAGTAGATTGGGACTAAGTACTACACTGTAGGATTGTTCCTTTCATAGTCTTAAGGGTGGGAGTTTTTTCAAACTGGTTCATTGAAATAAGAATGGAAAGGCTTCTGAAGAACCCAGAAGTGACTCACAGTAAggatttcagcttttcttggtGGCATAAGGTAAATACAGAGAACAAGAATAAGGAAAGAATCTTTAATGTTTCCCACTTCAGGGACTAAAGCTTTCCCAGTGGTATCTTACTTTTTAGGACTTGACTTTGACTAAATGTCTTCAGTTTTTCATCTGACAAGATATTAAACATCTATGGTAATGTTTAGATGTTACTGTGATTGAATGTATAAATAAGGCTGTTGAAATATGTGTAAACTTGATTCTCAGAATTATTAATTCCATAACTTTTGCAGAAATCTTTTCCAAGGTGACTTGGAAACTTTCTTGTAACTGAAGACTTCCCATGAGACTGTACAACATTACTTCACAAAATTCCCCTCATGATAGTTACAGCAAAAACCAGAGGAAACAGTGGCAAACTGCTTCTTACtgcaaaacagctgctgaaaaaaacctgcaaaattatttcctctcaTATTCATCCCCATGTTTAAATATTCTTAAACCTGCCCACAAAGTCCCCAGAGTTTGCTTCTAACAATGGTTTTGATGAAACAAGACAATCTCAGCCAttcttgcagtatttttttttttcggtttGATAGTTGTTTAATATCAGTCAGAAGTTGAGTACATCAGTAAATCAAAGGGCCTCTGAGTGCTGTAGTGAAACTTTAGCTAAAACTGAGCTACTTCTGGTAATTACACGGAAAGAGTGGTGTTTGCGTATTTCTCTGACTAGGAAATTTAAGACTACTGGGGAAGTACTTGTTAGGTTTCCCTAACAGGTATTTTCACATATGTTTACCTTAGAAAAAATTCCTCCTCATCACAGCTGAAAACGCTGCATCTACTTGTATTGAATACTTTTATTCATGCACTGTaatgttgatttgtttttcaaggTGATCATGAACAACGTTACTGGCAGAAGATTTTAGTGGACAGACAAGCTAAACTTAACCAGCCTCGAGAAAAGAAGCGGGGTACTGAGAAGGTAACTTGCtagtcaggttttttttttttttccccctgtatgGCCATGGTTGAAAATAGGACTCTCTTTCTGCATAGGTTTACATTTTGTGGTACTTCAacatttggttttgtatttaatcCAGTTAGACCACTTTCTACTGACCTTGCAGCAGGATTTTACAGCCACAATATAGAGAATGCGTGGCTTTCCTGGTCCAATACCAAATGCAAGGCTGGTCTGTAGGGAGACAATCAGAGAAAGTTAAGGCCATGACTAAAGGCATGAAGTTAATTTGTAAGCTGGATTTCCTTTAAAACTCTGGGTGCACTCATTAAAGTTTAGTCCTGATTTGCTCTTGGTTTGTTCTCTAGCATGATAAATAAGATGGTTTTCTTcagaatgaattaattttctcacaatttgcacatttttaaaaatgtacagttCTAGTGCAGTCAAGAGCCTTTGCAACAGTGTGTCTTATGTCCTGTTCCTGACAAATCTGAATGCTGCTACCAGCATGGGTAGCTGAGCAACTTCCAGACCAAAACTGCCTCCCATCTAGTGAACTCAGAGCACATAGGAGCTTGAGTCTGCTTGCTCTTGCTCTGTCAAACCACTGCCTTTACTATCTGTAGCACTGCGGTGCATTTCACTCTGGAGTGTTCATCTGAAATAACCTTCCAGCCTTGACCTTGGTGTGCTTCTCAGGCCGTGGTGTTGAGGGAGTGTTGCGGTAAACTTGCAGGCTGCAGTCCCCACTCCTGTCCCACAAGATTCTTCCAGGCTTGAAGGGTTTTTGATTAGGACAGTGAGATCCTTTACCCGACAGAGAGGAGCCAAAGAGCatttcacagacattttattgCTGTGTTTACTTCACACACATTGCAGATAAGGCTTCTGAGTTGGCTTTAAGCTGAATCTTTCTGCTCTTGCTTGTAAAACTTAAAAATCATCTGACCTTAATTATTTTCTGGTGACTTTAGAGACTTGCTGTAACTTCCATTTACTAGATGTGCCAGTGATGCACACAATACCAAAAATTTCCTAGTTGTTCcatatatattataaaataaatactacatTCACCTAAAAAACCCAGCAATTATACAGGTCAAAACCTTGTCTTGCACAAGGTGTAT of the Caloenas nicobarica isolate bCalNic1 chromosome 4, bCalNic1.hap1, whole genome shotgun sequence genome contains:
- the LARP7 gene encoding la-related protein 7 isoform X1 yields the protein MTGMETETARDKAMEEESTEQKKEREKKKRSRVKQVLADIAKQVDFWFGDVNLHKDRFLREQIEKSRDGYVDISLLVSFNKMKKLTTDGKLIARAVKSSSVVELDLEGTRIRRRQPLGEQPKDVDSRTVYVELLPKNVNHSWIERVFGKCGNVVYVSIPRYKSSGHPKGFAFVEFETKEQAEKAIEFLNNPPEEAPRKPGIFPKTVKNKPVPALNTSNSSVVEEKKKKKKKKSKIKKENNVQAAAETKESNTNATREQVPKSKRHRTSSECSEMEGTETHRQPSKREKRKWDRTESSEAPCESRPGKRKRTSSGDCETSTPKVKKTVEKNEVHPVKEKTAEASKDSNEVSAEDDKDGDKKDTSLSKSKRKHKKKHKERHKMGEEVIPLRVLSKTEWMDLKQEYLALQKASMASLKKTMSQIKPEPVGEMETDSCAQKNPQSTSEDSAPPAKANTMGPQFVSGVIVKIISTEPLPSRKQIKDALTVLVDVAYVDMLEGDTECHVRFKTPEDAQVVMKSYKEIQIKNNWKFEVLTGDHEQRYWQKILVDRQAKLNQPREKKRGTEKLIAKAERMRLEKTQQTSKHIRFTEDY
- the LARP7 gene encoding la-related protein 7 isoform X2 produces the protein MKKLTTDGKLIARAVKSSSVVELDLEGTRIRRRQPLGEQPKDVDSRTVYVELLPKNVNHSWIERVFGKCGNVVYVSIPRYKSSGHPKGFAFVEFETKEQAEKAIEFLNNPPEEAPRKPGIFPKTVKNKPVPALNTSNSSVVEEKKKKKKKKSKIKKENNVQAAAETKESNTNATREQVPKSKRHRTSSECSEMEGTETHRQPSKREKRKWDRTESSEAPCESRPGKRKRTSSGDCETSTPKVKKTVEKNEVHPVKEKTAEASKDSNEVSAEDDKDGDKKDTSLSKSKRKHKKKHKERHKMGEEVIPLRVLSKTEWMDLKQEYLALQKASMASLKKTMSQIKPEPVGEMETDSCAQKNPQSTSEDSAPPAKANTMGPQFVSGVIVKIISTEPLPSRKQIKDALTVLVDVAYVDMLEGDTECHVRFKTPEDAQVVMKSYKEIQIKNNWKFEVLTGDHEQRYWQKILVDRQAKLNQPREKKRGTEKLIAKAERMRLEKTQQTSKHIRFTEDY